DNA sequence from the Thiobacillus sp. SCUT-2 genome:
CCGGGCTCCACCAGTAGCCGTTGTAGATCAGGCTGGCGTAGCGCGGCATCAGGTCGTCTTTCAGATGCGCGACCTCGCGGTCGAGCGTGATCGACTCGATCGCGCGGTGCGCCTTCAGCAGGATGGTGCCGCCGGGGGTTTCGTAGCAGCCGCGCGACTTCATGCCGACGTAGCGGTTTTCGACCAGGTCGAGGCGGCCGATGCCGTGCTTGCCGCCGAGTTCGTTGAGCTTGGCAAGCACTTCGTGGGCGCGCATGGCCTGGCCGTTGATCGCGACGACGTCGCCCTTGGCATAGGTCAGTTCGAGGTATTCGGCCGCATCGGGCGCCTTCTCCGGCGACACGGTCCAGCGCCACATGTCCTCCTCGGCCTCGGCATTGGGGTCCTCCAGATGGCGACCTTCGTAGGAGATGTGCAGCAGGTTGGCATCCATCGAATACGGCGAGCCGCCCTGGCGGTGCTTCATGTCGATGGGGATGCCGTGCGACTCGGCGTAGGCGAGCAGTTTTTCACGCGACAGCAGGTCCCACTCGCGCCAGGGCGCGATCACCTTGACGTCGGGCTTCAGCGCGTAGGCACCGAGCTCGAAGCGCACCTGGTCGTTGCCCTTGCCGGTGGCGCCGTGGCAGATGGCATCGGCGCCGGTGGCGTTGACGATCTCGATCAGGCGCTTGGCGATCAACGGACGCGCGATCGAGGTGCCGAGCAGGTACTCGCCCTCGTACACGGTGTTGGCGCGGAACATCGGGAACACGAAGTCGCGCACGAATTCCTCGCGCAGGTCGTCGATGTAGATCGACTCGGGCTTGATGCCGAACTTCAGCGCCTTCTGACGCGCCGGTTCGAGTTCCTCGCCCTGGCCGAGGTCGGCGGTGAAGGTCACCACTTCACATTGGTACGTGTCCTGCAGCCATTTCAGGATGACCGAGGTGTCGAGGCCGCCGGAATAGGCCAGCACAACTTTCTTGATGTCGCTCATGATGCTCGATGGTTAATGGGTGGAGCCGGATTGGTTCTTGTCGATGACCTCGACCTGGCCGGGGAAGCCGCCGATCTTCAGGATGTCGAGGTTGGTGGCGAGGCTCGCCTTCTCGATCTCGATGCCGACGACGCGGCCGTCCTCCGAAAGGTTCAGCACGATGCCCTCGTGCGCTTCCCACGCCTGCGCGGGATTCTCGGGGCTGATTTCGACATAGAGCGAATCCATGTCCTTGAAGTAGGCGATGTTCATGATTCGATTTTTCCAAGCAGTAGATATTCCATCAGGGCCTTCTGCACGTGCAGGCGGTTCTCGGCCTCGTCCCACACCACCGACTGCGGGCCGTCGATCACCTCGGCGGTGACTTCCTCGCCGCGGTGCGCGGGCAGGCAGTGCATGAAGACTGCGTCGGGCCTGGCGACCTTCATCATGTCGGCGTCGACCTGCCAGTCGGCGAAGGCCTTCATCCGCTCCTCGTTCTCCGCCTCCCAGCCCATGCTGGTCCAGACGTCGGTGGTGACGAGATCTGCGCCGCGGCAGGCGTCCATCGGGTCGGCGAAGCTCTCGAAGTGGTCGGTGCCGTAGAGGTTGGCGCGCTCGGGCTCGACCTCGTAGCCGGGCGGGGTCGACACATGCACGTTGAAGTCGAGCACCTCGGCCGCCTGCAGCCAGGTG
Encoded proteins:
- a CDS encoding argininosuccinate synthase yields the protein MSDIKKVVLAYSGGLDTSVILKWLQDTYQCEVVTFTADLGQGEELEPARQKALKFGIKPESIYIDDLREEFVRDFVFPMFRANTVYEGEYLLGTSIARPLIAKRLIEIVNATGADAICHGATGKGNDQVRFELGAYALKPDVKVIAPWREWDLLSREKLLAYAESHGIPIDMKHRQGGSPYSMDANLLHISYEGRHLEDPNAEAEEDMWRWTVSPEKAPDAAEYLELTYAKGDVVAINGQAMRAHEVLAKLNELGGKHGIGRLDLVENRYVGMKSRGCYETPGGTILLKAHRAIESITLDREVAHLKDDLMPRYASLIYNGYWWSPERKALQVLIDHTQQHVNGTVRLKLYKGNVIVVGRDSKTDSLFDSTIATFEDDAGAYDQKDAGGFIKLNALRMRIAAKLDARRK
- a CDS encoding DUF2283 domain-containing protein; this encodes MNIAYFKDMDSLYVEISPENPAQAWEAHEGIVLNLSEDGRVVGIEIEKASLATNLDILKIGGFPGQVEVIDKNQSGSTH